In the Oryza glaberrima chromosome 6, OglaRS2, whole genome shotgun sequence genome, one interval contains:
- the LOC127776298 gene encoding probable histidine kinase 2: MREVEEVSKWRRRCCYFWILFPLAVIATCMTITVVTFCSTTMYMTEVMGEATKGAMDSALMHIAGNMRPLLEANRSVFIIANTLHVQGNMASFSHVGPKLFLAFSMQPLLAQISYAAVDGAAFAYYRAGGGDGEARGFRVVLRKSAMVGVFRRGGVTMVAVACAAAAAATVACVLMARALRRAVAREAALGADLARHRDALRQAERKSMNKSNAFASASHDIRSALAAVAGLVEVSRPEANPNIVDNLNQMELCTNKLLDILNSILDTTKVESGKVQLEEVEFNMADVLEESVDMANVVGINKGIEVIWDPCDFSVMKCDNIIGDSKRFKQILDNLLGNAMKFTQEGHVILRAWANRPIARGSIGAPSRFAYRSLENNFFSFFFGAKEDRVSQNSFNPLQNDPNSVEFYFEVVDTGIGIPKEKRESVFENYVQVKEGHGGTGLGLGIVQSFVRLMGGEISIKEKEPGERGTCFGFNVLLKTSGNQAAEEDIEEGPSTVSELDIRASVFRETNCFKGWHCILFVHGDETRRVLQAWMESIGMKVWMVPGVESISSTLEKARSSRDDCDVDRCFSSKEMVSQVLPTTLRNNNIMARNLGEHHPLGMLLIVDVSNGQLENIQRQARDFTQMRSQVPCKFVCLTDLRTSYKDFRRFEEMSCDLILRKPVHGSRLYSLLMTLRDVQSSPMHRSSLVGHENYVTRHQDSANIVALAEVGRLDQGLKTEEDRPLDGMHVLLVEDTLVLQTIQRKMLNQLGAIVELAGDGAKAVDMFRDAIERASVSEEHSVPLPYDVIFMDCQMPRMDGYEATRRIREEESRYGIRTPIIALTAHSMEDDLQKAIDVGMDLHMTKPIERKRIVEAVHGVCKGKN, encoded by the exons ATGAGGGAGGTAGAAGAAGTTAGCAAATGGAGACGCCGTTGCTGCTACTTCTGGATCCTATTCCCGTTG GCTGTGATTGCAACATGCATGACAATCACAGTAGTCACCTTCTGCTCCACTACGATGTACATGACAGAGGTGATGGGTGAGGCCACCAAGGGCGCCATGGATTCGGCTTTGATGCACATCGCCGGCAACATGCGACCTCTTCTTGAAGCAAATCGCTCAGTTTTCATCATTGCCAACACCTTGCATGTTCAGGGCAACATGGCTTCCTTTTCTCAT GTGGGACCCAAGCTGTTCTTGGCCTTCTCCATGCAGCCGCTGCTCGCTCAAATCTCCTACGCCGCCGTCGATGGCGCCGCCTTCGCCTACtaccgcgccggcggcggcgacggcgaggcgaga GGTTTCAGGGTGGTGCTCCGGAAGAGCGCGATGGTGGGCGTGTTCCGGCGGGGCGGCGTgacgatggtggcggtggcgtgcgcggcggcggcggcggcgacggtggcgtgcGTGCTGATGGCGCGGGCgctgcggcgggcggtggcgagggaggcggcgctgggcgCCGACCTCGCGAGGCACAGGGACGCGCTCCGGCAGGCGGAGCGCAAGAGCATGAACAAGAGCAACGCCTTCGCCAGCGCCAGCCACGACATCCgctccgcgctcgccgccgtcgccgggctCGTCGAGGTGTCGCGCCCCGAGGCCAACCCCAACATCGTCGACAACCTCAACCAGATGGAGCTCTGCACCAACAAGCTGCTTG ATATACTGAACTCAATACTAGACACAACTAAGGTGGAATCAGGGAAGGTGCAGCTGGAGGAAGTGGAGTTCAACATGGCAGACGTTTTGGAAGAATCCGTGGACATGGCGAATGTTGTCGGCATCAACAAAGGGATCGAAGTGATCTGGGATCCCTGCGATTTCTCTGTCATGAAATGCGACAACATCATCGGTGATAGTAAGAGATTCAAGCAGATCCTTGACAACCTTCTTGGCAATGCCATGAAATTCACACAAGAAGGTCATGTAATTCTCCGGGCTTGGGCCAATAGGCCGATTGCGAGGGGTTCAATCGGTGCTCCTTCGAGATTTGCTTATCGAAGCCTCGAGAACAATTTCTTCAGCTTCTTCTTTGGAGCAAAGGAAGACAGAGTCTCGCAGAATTCTTTCAATCCTTTGCAGAATGATCCCAACTCGGTTGAGTTTTACTTTGAGGTAGTTGATACTGGCATTGGGATCCCCAAGGAGAAGAGAGAGTCTGTGTTTGAGAACTATGTTCAGGTGAAAGAAGGGCATGGAGGCACTGGTCTTGGACTTGGAATCGTGCAATCCTTT GTTCGTCTGATGGGAGGAGAGATAAGTATCAAAGAAAAGGAACCAGGGGAGAGAGGAACATGCTTTGGGTTCAATGTTCTTCTGAAGACTAGTGGAAACCAAGCAGCTGAAGAAGATATAGAGGAAGGGCCATCAACAGTGAGTGAATTAGACATCCGAGCCTCAGTGTTCAGGGAGACTAACTGCTTCAAGGGTTGGCATTGCATCCTCTTTGTTCATGGTGATGAGACCAGAAGAGTCTTGCAAGCTTGGATGGAGAGCATTGGGATGAAAGTTTGGATGGTCCCAGGAGTTGAGTCCATCTCTTCTACATTGGAGAAGGCGCGATCCTCCCGCGATGATTGTGATGTCGATCGATGCTTCAGCTCCAAGGAGATGGTCAGCCAGGTTCTTCCAACTACATTGAGGAACAATAATATCATGGCACGCAATCTTGGAGAGCATCATCCACTTGGCATGCTTCTCATTGTTGATGTGTCAAATGGGCAGCTTGAGAATATTCAGAGACAGGCAAGAGATTTTACCCAAATGAGGAGTCAAGTTCCATGCAAATTTGTCTGCTTGACTGATCTGAGGACCTCTTATAAAGATTTTAGAAGGTTTGAGGAGATGAGCTGCGATCTCATCTTGCGAAAACCGGTGCACGGGTCTCGGTTGTACTCTCTTCTTATGACTCTAAGAGATGTCCAGTCCTCGCCTATGCACAGATCATCTCTTGTTGGCCATGAGAATTATGTCACTAGGCATCAAGATTCTGCAAATATTGTTGCATTAGCTGAAGTTGGACGCTTGGATCAGGGGCTAAAAACTGAAGAAGATAGGCCAttggatggcatgcatgtgttgCTGGTTGAAGACACTTTGGTGCTACAAACTATTCAGAGAAAGATGTTGAACCAACTAGGAGCAATAGTTGAATTGGCAGGGGATGGAGCTAAGGCTGTGGATATGTTCAGAGATGCTATTGAGAGAGCAAGTGTTTCAGAAGAGCATAGTGTACCCTTGCCCTATGATGTCATCTTCATGGATTGCCAG ATGCCGCGAATGGATGGCTATGAAGCAACTAGGCGCATCCGCGAGGAAGAAAGCCGCTACGGAATTCGCACTCCGATCATTGCATTGACTGCTCATTCTATGGAGGATGATCTTCAGAAGGCTATTGATGTTGGGATGGATCTACACATGACAAAGCCGATAGAGAGGAAAAGAATAGTAGAAGCTGTTCATGGTGTCTGCAAAGGCAAAAACTGA